The genomic DNA CGCTGGGTGTTACTGTTTGTCGCAGTCACTTCTTTGACCTTGTCTGGGATTGTACCTAAGCTGTATCTTTATGTGTCTTATTCCATGTGGTCTTTACACAGGAAAATCTTTAGtttaaaatcactttctttgccaaatttgcaaaaaaaaaaaaaaaaaaattaaaaaaattctagttTAGAAAAGTTTTCAGACATTTCTTTGCTCTAgcaaggtgggtttttttcttcagcaaatacTTCAGTCTGACATATACAGAACCCAGCCAGATGCATGTGGCGTGTAGAGCTATGGTTACAGTACAAGTATTATACcgctggggaaaaaaaaaatggtttgtaGGTTAAATATGACTTTGTTGAAACATAGTAGTAAAAATCCTGTACTTTACCTTCACAGGCCCAAATCTACCAATGGCAACTGTTGATAtcaaaaacccagaaattacAACTAACAGGTTTTATACTCCACAAGTTAACAATATTTCATAtaccaaagaaaagaagaaaggaaaaactaaaaagagAAGATTGACAAAGGCAGATATTGGAACACCATCTAATTTCCAGTAAGGACTTTTTttgagtttgggttttggtgggtgGGTGTGGTATTTTGCTGTCAATTACACTTGCAGATGTTCAAGACTTGAATGTGTGAATGTTGCTTGTAACCTGAACTGCAGTGAATGCAAGCTGGAATGCTGTGGGGTTTAAAATCACGGTGGTTTATGCACCGGTGAGGAGTTTACTGCAactgtaaacaaaaaataacttcCTATCCTAAAACAGCTTAGAAAACCATTTAGCTGCACAGAGATAACCTTATTGAAGTAGTCAGCCCAGTGCAGACTCATATTCAGCTGCAGTGGTCAACTCATTGTTATTCTTACAGCTGTGCCTGCTTAGCTGTGCTTTGTCATGCAAAATACACGTGCGGGTCCAGACTTggcataaaagcagaaatgacaTAACCATATTTTAATCTCTGGCTGCCTGTTCACAAACTTATTCCAGTATGTGGGTTAGTACCTGTATTTTGTCATGGAAGTACAGCATGCATGTATACACTTCTTTGgaatgggttgggttttttctaaaattgtttCTTGAGTATCTTTAATCCTTTGGAATAGTTATAATGTATCATCGTAAGCTTCAGTTTCATGAAACTTTGTTTTGGTCACTTTACTGaatgaatttgttttcctgaactatactttaatattttaatcttctgtgttttaaaataagcctACGTTTTGTTAAAGCAACAGGAATTTATACAGCTTGAGTTAGTTACAGGAAAGATCAGTTTCCGTGAAGCAGTAGAAAACCAGTGTGAGGTTTACATACCAAGTGAATGTCTTGTTCTTTTGAACCATTATTTTACATCACATCCACTGACATGCTTTGCTGGAATAAAACTCCCTAAAAGTATTGGCATTACCAGTTAAAATAATGTTACTGCAGTGTTTTGAGAGAGTGCTCTGTAGAATGGGATAGTggacagaaaggagagaaggtgAAAATGGTTCCCTAACCAGACTGTGTTTAGACAATTCAGACATCAGCCATGTTCTTCCTGATCTGAGTATCAGTGAAGTGCTGCATCTGTTAGTGTCACTGAAaccaaaaaatcagaaaagaaggaagagtaaaacagagaaaattgtAGCTGGTCACTGTTGTAGCTCTACTGATACGGAGTAAAGTATATGTGGGTAAAATCGCAAATAATGTTTTGCATTAGTGTGTCTTGCTTCTGATCAGAATTTGTGGAAGGGGTTGTGCAATAGCATAGATGGAAAACAACTTCAAGACTTTGTTTATGATGTCTATCAGATTCTGACCTGGAAAAGATAAGAATaagatgataaaatatttaatgaaattaaaaaaaaaaaaaagatgttctCGTATCATTAAATGTAACACAAAATTGTTAAGTGGTGAACCTTTACAAAAGAAGATTGGAAGCGTTTTGTTCGGCATAAGGTCTAGTTAAGTTTCCTGTAGAGTGCAGTTATGTGTCATCTTACTGTGTAAGATATGTTAATTACTGGTTTTGTATGAGCATATGGGAACTGGTGTTTGGTATTTTTAGGCATATATGCTAGTAGTATAACTTGTGTATAACTTGAGCTGTGATACTGGTGAAGACCAACACTGTCACTGGTTTTATACCTGATCAGTTGCAATCAGTAGgtaaaatttttaaatgcctctgTTAGGCAGATGTGGACTTCTAGTGTTCTGAGCAAAAATTTTGAATTCTGCTTCACAGTAATATAACTTACTGCTGTATACTTTCTTTTAAGTAACCtaagagttaattttttaaatgcctctgTTAGATGTGGACTTctattttctgagaaaaaaaaagttctactTCACAGTAATATAATGTACTGCTGTATACATTCTTTTAAGTAACATAAGAGTTGCTTACTTGGTAAGTATGCATTTGCATTGGAAAGACCTCTGAAAATAGATGTGTTGCAGTCAATGTGTAGACATAGCTTATTTTACTCTGagggatgaaaaataaatgagaaataaggCTAACACTACTCCGTATAAACTTTAATATCAATGAATTGCACTAAGCTCTGAATGCTTAGTATACTCACGACCTCTTAAAAGAGCATCCTGAGTTGCACATATAAGCAGCAATAGGTGGGTGAGATTGTATTGGCTGTCAGACTGTCAATTTACATATGCCTGTTAATACACTAAATCAGATATGAGACTTTTAGGAAATGCATGTCTAATTTATATGAAGCAAGCTGTAGCTTAACATCCAGAATTCTGTAATCGATAAATCATCCCATATTTTGGTAGTGAAAGGTATTTAAATACTTAGGCAAAACAGGGGGCtttccttttttgcctttttggtGGCATCACATTTTtaccacatctttttttttttttaccacatttttaaattttaaaccacatcttttacttttcttcttgctcctCAAACTAAGTTGTTAATACCAAGACCAAAACTGATCATTGAGCTGCTGTATTCTCATTAAGAAAAGGTGTGCTGTTGATACTAACAGAATCGGGCAAGAATACAAGGCCTGTTGTGCTAGGCACTGTATAAGGGCAGCAAAACAGTCCTTGTAATTTCACAGGCTTTGCCTGAACAGTGTCGGGTACTAACAGCTCAcctggtatttttaaaactctgagtTGGACTTCCTGAAGACCGTGTTAAATCTCTAGAACTGGccattggaaaaaaagaagctgaaaacatgaaatgctGGTGACATTATAGTTCTGCTTCTATAGCCAACAGTAGTTGCATGAAGTAGCTTGGAGGGGCATGAACTCTTCCACTTTTTTAGCTGATTACAGCATCGCATCAAATAATACTTTAGTAGCTACTAGAAGCCTAGGAAGATAGCAACTGAAAACAGACCTGACTTCTCTTTGAAGGAGCTGAATAGGAGAAGGGTGATGAGAGAACAAATAGTGAtggcagggatgaggaggaggttTTCCAGCTGCGTGACACTGAAGACCTTGGCAGTAGCTTGAAGTACAGTTACTATATAAAGGCTAAACTCCTCCCTTGATCGCTGTGCTGTTCTTCCATCACCATCCACGTGTGCCACAGGGTGGCATGGAGCCGTCATGTTGTGCCACGGTCCATAAACTAAGGGGGGAAATGACTTCTCCACGTGGCCTTTTTGACACAAGACAAAAAGTAGGAGTAAAGGAAGCTTAACTAGTCTGAAGTGGGGCACTGAGGAGTCAGAATTCCTTAGCGTCTTAATGAGACTGGAGGTAGGAGCTGGCAGTAATCTCCAGTTATCTTGATGTCCCGTTATTTTAGTTAAGAGGTCCTTTCTATACTGATTAAATggacttttctgcttttttagaCACATTGGACATGTTGGTTGGGATCCAAACACAGGTTTCGATGTAAGTAATTTAATAAGTTATTCAAGACACTGAATGTTTAAAAGCTTTAGAGGTTTTTAAATGTAAGTTGTGAAGATTggcattaaataaaaagttaactGTATACCAAAAGTTATAAATTGTGATTTTATAATACGGTGCAAACAGAGATGTTGGAGTGGAATGGAATAGGAGGCATCTGGGACTGAGAGGGAAAGATGCAAAACTTAAGTTTTTGTGCAAGGTACTTACCTCTCCTAGAACAGTCCTTTTTGACTGAAAAGTCAACCTAGACACATGTACTTGGCTTTGCTATTCCTTTTAACTTATATggtctgtggtttttttccaatacaAGTGgtatgtttgattttattttttttaaatctagtaAAAAATGCTACTTAAAACGAATGTATCTGACTTGCAGGTGAACAACTTAGACCCAGAACTGAAAAACCTGTTTGATATGTGTGGAATTTCAGAGGCTCAACTAAAAGACAAAGAAACTTCAAAGGTCATATATGATTTCATTGAAAAAACAGGAGGTGTGGAAGCTGTTAAAAATGAACTGCGCAGACAAGGTGGGATTCCTTTTTATTTCCGCACAAAAATTAGCAGGGCCATTTTTACCTTAAGGATTAGAGTAGAAGGTGTTGATGATGAGCAGTTTTCTCTCATCTCTGGTCTTCATGTCACTGCAGTTGCACTGGATTTCATAATGTTTCTGTACACCATACGCTATGTAAAAACGTTCATGCATGACTCATGAGAATACTTATTCCCTAAAGAATAAGGATCTTGTCTGTGTCAGTTAACTAACTTCCAGTAACAGTCTGACTGCAAAGCTATGCAGTATGTTTGATATAGATTTTTTCAGAGACTGTATGTCGCATATTTACTTATGATCTCAgtcttataaataaataaaaatcctagAAGCCGTATTGCTGTTGTCAGTTGTAGTAGTAGGACGTGACTGATGTATTTATGGTCCCCGTGCACCCCGGCAGCCCTGTGTAATGAGCCTTGCAACAGCTAGGGTCCTGCAAAttttatatgaatttttaaggggttggtttgtttttttttctaatttaaagtaaaaagtgctggttttgagcaggctgctgctgcaaggaaGTTCTTAAATAAACCATTTTCTGTCTAACCTTTAAATGTGATCTCAGATGATGTGTTATCTAGCTGAACATAGCAAGTCGGTCTGAAAATTACACTGCCAATGTCCAGCTTTCAAAAATCTGTGTAAAACACTTCTCAAGAGGGGTAGCGTATAAATGGCATTGACATTATTGCAGGTTGAAGCTAGTGAATAAACTGTTCAATAAACTGAAGAGATACAGATTCAGGGAACAATGACTTGTCACATTTATTCCTTAGGTCCCCCACGGTGGAATGGTATGTATTTGAGCTGCCATCTAAGCATATGCTTCAAAGTATTCGTGTTGCTGTGTGATTTCTTTCCTAGATGAGAAATGCCATCTTTAGTTCACATCTTTGACAGCAATACTACAAGTTATAGTCAAACTTCTTAGTTAAATTCCAATCAAAAATtcagttgtgattttttttttctcagtaagaaATCTGTCAGTTTCTTTATAATCTTAACTCTGTTTAAATGTTTCCAGAGTTGTTGATTCCAGACTGCTGACCATAAAACTAGATTGAGAAgatttaaaacactttaaaaacgCCTATTTTTCTATTAGAAATGTGATAACTTCATGTTATGGCCACTTGCATGTATGCAAttgaaagaaaagctgcctCATTTAACATGCATGATAATAATCTACCTCTGTGCTTTTTGATAGAGGTAGATAAAATACTCCAGTACTTCAGTGGGTTTATCCACAATTCTGTTATCTGATGTGTAGGCTTGACTGCTGTTTGAAGTGTTCTTTCTCAaccaaaacatgtttttctgtgtttattgcAAGAATTTCTGTGCTGACATATTCACCCTGCTAGGACGCTGACTAGAGAGTTGCAGACATATTATTCTGCTCAGATAGAAGTtactttcctgctttttctgcccttttccttattttggtgctgttggttggggtttttttattgccaGTACCATTAATAGAAGATTTTACAAACGTTTTTTGTTAATGGCAATGTTCATATTAATGTTCATACTAATGTGCATTTATAAAaaacctaaattattttcttgctttgcttgtacCGTCTGtttggagggggaagggagaaaggatgAGGTAGCGGTGGTCCCTCCATGCTCTTCCTTGCTCACTTCAGTTTAGTGCAGACAAGCCTTATAAAAACTCCCAAACTCTATTTCCACAGATTGGATATGACATACCTCTCTAGATATTACGAAAATAAACCACTtcccctgcagagctgtgttcaAAATCTACAGACACTACAGACTCTGGAGCATGACCATGTTGGGTATCTTTTCAGTAATACAGAAAAACTAACTGTAGTGCTCTCAGAGTAagttatatttgaaaatattagcCTCCGATGGCCGAGAAGGAAACTACAGTTCTGTCGGCCAAAAAGtggtaggatttttttaaaaatcaagaatgTTGGCAGTATGTCTCTTGGAAAATATATAAAGTTTGAGAGGAGATTCTCCCCATACTGTTATTTTGGAggtatggaaaaaaacagagcagttCGTGGAACTTAAGAACATAACATGTAATTTTAGGAGGGGTATGTTTCTCTAAGATaagcagggaaggaggcacCAAGGCACTCGTGTCTCCTACTTCCTccaaatcccttttttttttttttttttttttagggatgTCCCTCCCTATACCAGTGCAGGTAGCCTGCTTTCTCAGCATGTAAGAGGAAGGAGATAATAGAAGAGCTAAAGAAATACCTTCTTGAGTGTAATACCCTTTTTGTTATCAAagcacatgaaataaaatgtgaattttcttaGTTGTATGACAGCACCTGGATTATTAAGTACCTGTGTGCAACAACCACTCGCCCTAAAGTACCATAAGCCATTAGATGCTTCAtggaagaggaaattaaatggtgctatttaaaatgccattagCAGAGCAAGTACATTTCAAGGCTACTTAATATAGAAGTGATCCTGTGCACTGAGGTAGCCCTGCCGTTGTTTCCTTTCTACAGTTGCTGCCATAAAGATGTTGTTGGGACTGATTTTCAGTGAAAGGGACTGAGTCAATTTACACTGTGTCGTAATGCATTAGtagttttttcttcattgctagATGTTACTTCAAAAAATAGTCTCTGTAATTCCTTAATAAAATAATGGATAGATTATAAAGTGGAAATGTTATATTTCACTCTAAGTGTATTTAATAAAacttctttctcttgctttgtgTCCTAGAATTTTAGAGgattcttttaatatttttttcttctgcattttgtcGTGAGAAATTGAAACACTGGCTTAAGATACACTTggattatgaagaaaattactgcCATAGGACCAAACCAAGATCAATGACCAAGCTTGTTTTGCAACTTCAATTAGTCTTTTTTATGCATTGCAGTTGCTTCCCACAGTGTtgattattttacaaaatacacaaCAGACATAGGGGCTATATTCAGCTTGGTTTGCAATTCATATAAGCATAATCCAGAATTGGTGAAATTTGCACTGGCACAGAGATCCTTgcaaaagggaaagcaaaacatttttctttctctgctaaTGTCTGCAAGAGTTACGGGTATTGAGTAGCCTATAATTGtagattgttttgtttcatttcagctccaccgccaccaccaccgTGCAGAGGAGGAccccctccacctccaccaccccctccccataGCTCAggccctcctcctccccctgctaGGGGCCGAGGGGCAccacctccacctccttctagagctcccacagcagcacctccacccccacccccatctaGACCTGGTGCATCAGTGCCCCCACCTCCTCCAAACAGGATGTATCCTCCTCCACCACCAGTGCATTCATCATCTGCACCTTCCGGCCCTCCTCCTCCGCCACCACCACCGGCAAGTGGGTCGTCTGTTCctccaccccctcctcctcctccaccccctccTGGTCCTCCTCCACCACCAGGCCTTCCTTCAGAGGTTGATCACCAGCTTCCAGTTCCTGtaggaaacaaagcagcactCTTGGATCAAATCAGAGAAGGAGCTCAGTTAAAGAAGGTCGAACAGAACAGTCGACCGGTATCCTGCTCAGGAAGAGATGCACTGTTAGACCAGATACGACAGGGTATACAGCTGAAATCCGTGAGTAAAAAGCTCTTTCTCATCTAGGGCCTCTAGGGACTTGCAAATGGCTGCATCATGGCAGCGTGAACAGTAAATTGTGGCTCTATTTTGGGCTGGTTCATAACTTCTGGAGATTTTGAAGTGATGTGTTAAACAGTAGTACTGAGAAAAAGCTTAGAACATATACTTGCTGTAGATGAGTATTGGTGCATAAAGTCATCCTTGTTTCAAACGAATTTCTCACTTACCAGTAGAACTTAAAGAATAAATCCTACTGTGGCAATACCACAGTATCATGGCTCTAAAAAACTTTTGCAAGAACTATGAAAAATTGCTGGTCTCTTGAATACTTCAGTAAAATCATCTAAACAGCTGCAGGGGATGAGTTCAGCAGTAATGGTAGTGGAAGGCAAACACTTGTCACAGTttgctgaaaccaggacaatacTAAATTTCTTCTGGCCCCCCATCTTAAAATGGGCCTGTGCTCTGCAAATGTTGAGGCTTGTAAGAAGGTTGCTGTGGCTGTGTCTGAAAAAGTGCAGCCTGTGAGTGGTGcctctgctgttcctgctgcagttcagactattatatttttcttgatgTCACTGAATATCTTAAATTTTGCCTGAATTTTGCCTGTAggtaccttttttctttttctttcttttttttttttttttcttcttgctc from Falco rusticolus isolate bFalRus1 chromosome 5, bFalRus1.pri, whole genome shotgun sequence includes the following:
- the WASL gene encoding neural Wiskott-Aldrich syndrome protein isoform X2 codes for the protein MSSAVVQIYAADRNAMWSKKCCGVACLVKDNPQRSYFIRIFDIKDGKLLWEQELYNNFVYNSPRGYFHTFAGDTCQVGLNFANEEEAKLFRKTVTDLLGRRQRKSEKRRDPPNGPNLPMATVDIKNPEITTNRFYTPQVNNISYTKEKKKGKTKKRRLTKADIGTPSNFQHIGHVGWDPNTGFDVNNLDPELKNLFDMCGISEAQLKDKETSKVIYDFIEKTGGVEAVKNELRRQAPPPPPPCRGGPPPPPPPPPHSSGPPPPPARGRGAPPPPPSRAPTAAPPPPPPSRPGASVPPPPPNRMYPPPPPVHSSSAPSGPPPPPPPPASGSSVPPPPPPPPPPPGPPPPPGLPSEVDHQLPVPVGNKAALLDQIREGAQLKKVEQNSRPVSCSGRDALLDQIRQGIQLKSVSDGQESAPPTPAPTSGIVGALMEVMQKRSKAIHSSDEDEDEDDEEDFEDDDEWDD
- the WASL gene encoding neural Wiskott-Aldrich syndrome protein isoform X1 gives rise to the protein MSGNPQQQPPQPRRVTNVGSLLLTPQENESLFSFLGKKCVTMSSAVVQIYAADRNAMWSKKCCGVACLVKDNPQRSYFIRIFDIKDGKLLWEQELYNNFVYNSPRGYFHTFAGDTCQVGLNFANEEEAKLFRKTVTDLLGRRQRKSEKRRDPPNGPNLPMATVDIKNPEITTNRFYTPQVNNISYTKEKKKGKTKKRRLTKADIGTPSNFQHIGHVGWDPNTGFDVNNLDPELKNLFDMCGISEAQLKDKETSKVIYDFIEKTGGVEAVKNELRRQAPPPPPPCRGGPPPPPPPPPHSSGPPPPPARGRGAPPPPPSRAPTAAPPPPPPSRPGASVPPPPPNRMYPPPPPVHSSSAPSGPPPPPPPPASGSSVPPPPPPPPPPPGPPPPPGLPSEVDHQLPVPVGNKAALLDQIREGAQLKKVEQNSRPVSCSGRDALLDQIRQGIQLKSVSDGQESAPPTPAPTSGIVGALMEVMQKRSKAIHSSDEDEDEDDEEDFEDDDEWDD
- the WASL gene encoding neural Wiskott-Aldrich syndrome protein isoform X3, which encodes MFCTTFSGAPSEDVTDIDNSGCLRPLYCQVLPKDELYMPLSSSFIELSTPDGEGACFMMGKILLDINMAVLEEYNSIHGSFIPRGLQRSKPDGPNLPMATVDIKNPEITTNRFYTPQVNNISYTKEKKKGKTKKRRLTKADIGTPSNFQHIGHVGWDPNTGFDVNNLDPELKNLFDMCGISEAQLKDKETSKVIYDFIEKTGGVEAVKNELRRQAPPPPPPCRGGPPPPPPPPPHSSGPPPPPARGRGAPPPPPSRAPTAAPPPPPPSRPGASVPPPPPNRMYPPPPPVHSSSAPSGPPPPPPPPASGSSVPPPPPPPPPPPGPPPPPGLPSEVDHQLPVPVGNKAALLDQIREGAQLKKVEQNSRPVSCSGRDALLDQIRQGIQLKSVSDGQESAPPTPAPTSGIVGALMEVMQKRSKAIHSSDEDEDEDDEEDFEDDDEWDD